The Pseudolabrys sp. FHR47 genome contains a region encoding:
- the modB gene encoding molybdate ABC transporter permease subunit has protein sequence MAIRLSLRIATTAMLVSLPLGIFTAYVLARWRFPGKVLLDGFIHLPLVLPPVVTGYMLLMLFGRRGPLGSLLAEHLGIVFSFRWTGAALACAVMGFPLLVRPIRLSIEAIDRRLEDAAGTLGANGLWTFTLVTLPLSLPGLLVGSILCFAKALGEFGATITFVSNIPGETQTISAAIYTYTQVPGGDDGASRLTIVSIVIALGALIVSEIMQRGADKRVAGLE, from the coding sequence ATGGCCATTCGTCTGTCACTGCGGATTGCAACGACGGCGATGCTGGTAAGCCTTCCATTGGGCATCTTCACCGCTTATGTGCTCGCCCGCTGGCGTTTCCCCGGCAAGGTCCTTCTCGATGGCTTCATCCATTTGCCGCTGGTACTGCCACCCGTCGTGACCGGTTACATGCTGCTGATGTTGTTCGGCCGGCGCGGCCCGCTCGGCTCTCTCCTCGCGGAGCACCTGGGTATCGTGTTTTCGTTTCGGTGGACTGGAGCCGCTCTGGCCTGCGCGGTGATGGGCTTCCCGTTGCTCGTGCGCCCGATCCGGCTTTCGATCGAAGCCATTGACCGTCGATTGGAAGACGCGGCAGGAACGCTCGGCGCGAATGGTCTGTGGACATTCACCCTTGTCACTTTGCCACTTTCCTTGCCCGGCCTTCTTGTCGGGTCGATCTTGTGCTTCGCGAAGGCGCTTGGCGAGTTTGGCGCGACCATCACCTTTGTCTCGAACATTCCGGGAGAGACGCAGACCATTTCGGCCGCCATTTACACCTATACTCAGGTCCCGGGGGGTGATGACGGAGCATCGCGGCTGACGATCGTGTCGATCGTAATCGCGCTCGGCGCTTTGATCGTTTCCGAGATCATGCAGCGCGGCGCCGACAAGCGCGTGGCCGGCCTCGAATGA
- the modA gene encoding molybdate ABC transporter substrate-binding protein produces MFEFRRRALLRSAVIVGIAVATSSLPIEALSQQSSPPIVFAAASLKTALDAIAADWRKDTGKAIAISYASSSALARQVEQGAPADVFFSADLDWMDWLQQRNLIKTNTRETLLGNTLVLIAPADAAVSFKIAPGADLGAALGGSRLAVTEVKSTPAGKYTKSALEKLGMWAGVEKELAQADTVRAALAFVARGEARFGVVYATDAKAEPKVRVVDVFPTSSHEPIAYPVALTASSINPDALAFLAYLKTRDAGKRFVEQGFSILGQ; encoded by the coding sequence ATGTTCGAATTCCGGCGGCGCGCCCTGTTGCGATCTGCGGTCATCGTTGGGATCGCGGTGGCAACATCTTCGCTGCCGATCGAGGCGCTCTCACAGCAGTCCTCGCCTCCCATCGTTTTCGCCGCTGCGAGTCTCAAGACGGCGCTTGATGCGATTGCCGCGGACTGGCGAAAGGATACTGGCAAAGCCATTGCCATCTCCTATGCGTCTTCATCGGCCCTCGCCCGCCAGGTCGAGCAGGGCGCACCAGCCGACGTCTTTTTCTCCGCCGATCTCGATTGGATGGATTGGCTGCAACAGCGCAACCTCATCAAGACGAATACGCGCGAGACACTTCTCGGCAACACCTTGGTTCTTATTGCGCCAGCGGACGCCGCGGTGTCGTTTAAGATCGCGCCCGGAGCGGACCTCGGTGCGGCGCTCGGCGGCAGCCGTTTAGCAGTAACCGAGGTCAAATCGACGCCGGCGGGAAAGTACACCAAGTCTGCCCTCGAAAAGCTCGGGATGTGGGCAGGTGTCGAGAAGGAGTTGGCCCAAGCCGATACGGTCCGGGCGGCGCTTGCGTTTGTCGCGCGTGGTGAGGCGCGGTTTGGCGTCGTCTATGCGACCGACGCCAAAGCCGAGCCGAAGGTGAGGGTTGTCGATGTCTTCCCGACGTCGAGCCATGAGCCCATCGCCTATCCGGTTGCGCTCACCGCTTCTTCCATCAATCCCGATGCCTTGGCGTTTCTCGCCTATTTGAAGACCCGAGACGCCGGCAAGCGCTTCGTCGAGCAGGGCTTCAGCATTCTTGGACAGTGA
- the modD gene encoding ModD protein — translation MTVLSLVEIERLLAEDVPYGDLTTETLGIGGCPGSVCFTARNAMVVAAIKEAEALFSLAGVTARCHARTGDAVASDTVLLTGEGSATGLHRAWKVAQTLVEIWSGVATATRSLVTAARAARPDIVIACTRKNVPGTKALAIAAIKAGGAAVHRLGLSETILVFPEHRVFRGDGDVASITRDLRARAPEKKLVIEVNSVAEGFAAATAGFDVIQTEKFSPAMVSQLATALASVARRPLIAAAGGINSDNVTAYVQAGADIIVTSWPYTARPADIAVQIKANA, via the coding sequence ATGACTGTGCTGTCTCTCGTAGAGATTGAAAGGCTTCTTGCCGAGGACGTTCCCTATGGCGACCTCACCACTGAAACGCTTGGCATCGGCGGATGTCCAGGATCGGTTTGCTTCACTGCGAGAAATGCGATGGTCGTTGCTGCAATCAAAGAGGCTGAAGCTCTTTTCAGCCTCGCCGGGGTGACCGCGCGTTGTCATGCCCGAACGGGCGATGCCGTTGCGTCCGACACGGTTCTTCTCACCGGGGAGGGTTCCGCAACCGGGCTACACCGCGCCTGGAAAGTGGCGCAGACCCTTGTCGAAATCTGGTCGGGCGTGGCAACGGCGACCCGATCGCTGGTTACGGCCGCTCGCGCAGCCCGCCCTGACATCGTGATCGCGTGCACACGCAAGAATGTCCCCGGTACGAAGGCACTCGCCATTGCGGCGATCAAGGCGGGCGGCGCGGCGGTGCATCGGCTCGGTCTGTCGGAGACGATCCTGGTGTTCCCTGAGCACCGTGTTTTCCGGGGCGACGGAGATGTTGCTTCCATTACTCGGGATCTGCGGGCGCGCGCGCCGGAAAAGAAACTCGTCATCGAGGTCAACTCGGTGGCCGAGGGGTTTGCGGCCGCGACCGCAGGTTTCGATGTGATTCAAACAGAGAAGTTCAGTCCGGCGATGGTTTCGCAATTGGCGACCGCTCTCGCTTCCGTGGCGCGGCGTCCGTTGATCGCCGCTGCAGGGGGTATCAATTCCGACAACGTGACTGCCTATGTGCAGGCGGGTGCCGATATCATTGTCACGTCGTGGCCCTATACGGCGCGCCCGGCGGATATTGCCGTGCAGATCAAGGCGAACGCGTAG
- the nifA gene encoding nif-specific transcriptional activator NifA gives MVHAEAPSVVREATRASVAPVPLSEITITGIYEVSKILNAPTRLETTLSNVLNLLSSFLQMRNGVISLLADDGIPDITVGAGWNEGTDERYRARLPEMAIGQIVATAVPLVVENVATHPLFSYSDVAALGATPEATVSFIGVPIRIGARVVGTLTIDRIWDGRAVFRLDSDVRFLTMIANLIGQTVQLHRLVARDRDRLMSESHRLQKELSELKPARERKKVRIDGIIGDSPAIRALLDKIMIVAKSNSTVLLRGESGTGKELVAKAIHQLSTRAKGPFIKINCAALPESVLESELFGHEKGAFTGATNARKGRFELADKGTLFLDEIGEISPAFQAKLLRVLQEQEFERVGGSQTIKVDVRVVTATNKNLEEAVSRNEFRADLYYRISVVPVLLPALRDRRTDIPLLANEFLRRFNDENERTLVFEADAMNVLLGCGFPGNVRELENCVQRTATLAAGPCIVMDDFACRHNECLSAMLWKGHADIPAQRLPEIPLPVVARPAAIDATKDHSVVRPQVTVPAMPAATGVLEMSERDRLVDAMERAGWVQAKAARLLGLTPRQIGYALKKYDVEIKRF, from the coding sequence ATGGTCCATGCCGAAGCACCTTCTGTTGTGCGCGAAGCGACGCGAGCGAGCGTAGCGCCTGTTCCGCTGAGTGAGATCACAATCACCGGCATTTATGAAGTCTCTAAAATCCTGAACGCGCCAACTCGACTCGAGACAACGCTCTCGAATGTTCTCAATCTTTTGTCGTCGTTCTTGCAGATGCGCAACGGCGTCATTTCGCTCTTGGCGGATGACGGCATTCCGGACATCACCGTCGGCGCCGGTTGGAACGAGGGCACCGACGAACGGTATCGCGCGCGCCTGCCAGAAATGGCGATAGGACAGATCGTGGCGACTGCAGTTCCGCTGGTTGTGGAGAATGTCGCGACCCATCCACTATTCAGCTACAGCGACGTTGCAGCGCTTGGCGCTACGCCTGAAGCGACAGTGTCGTTTATCGGTGTTCCAATTCGTATCGGTGCGAGAGTCGTGGGAACGCTGACAATCGACCGCATATGGGATGGCCGCGCCGTATTTCGCCTCGATAGCGATGTGCGATTCCTCACGATGATCGCCAATCTGATCGGTCAAACTGTTCAGTTGCATCGGCTTGTCGCGCGCGACCGCGATCGTCTCATGAGCGAGAGTCACCGATTGCAGAAGGAACTGTCGGAGCTGAAGCCGGCACGGGAGCGCAAAAAGGTCCGCATCGACGGAATTATCGGCGACAGTCCTGCGATCCGCGCGCTTCTTGACAAAATCATGATCGTTGCCAAGTCGAACTCGACCGTATTGTTGCGGGGCGAATCGGGGACCGGCAAGGAACTCGTCGCTAAGGCCATTCACCAGTTGTCGACTCGAGCCAAAGGGCCGTTCATCAAGATTAACTGCGCTGCTCTGCCAGAATCGGTTCTTGAGTCAGAGCTGTTCGGTCACGAGAAGGGCGCGTTCACCGGCGCGACCAACGCGCGCAAGGGACGTTTCGAGCTCGCCGACAAAGGAACGCTCTTTCTCGACGAGATCGGCGAGATTTCACCCGCCTTTCAGGCGAAGCTCCTGCGTGTGCTGCAGGAGCAGGAATTTGAACGGGTCGGCGGCAGCCAAACGATCAAAGTCGATGTCCGCGTCGTTACGGCTACCAACAAGAATCTCGAAGAGGCGGTTTCGCGCAACGAGTTTCGCGCCGACCTCTATTATCGCATTAGCGTTGTGCCGGTGCTGCTGCCGGCGTTGCGGGACCGTCGCACCGACATTCCGCTTCTGGCCAATGAGTTTCTCAGGCGGTTCAACGACGAGAACGAGCGCACTTTGGTATTCGAGGCCGATGCAATGAATGTGCTGCTGGGGTGCGGTTTTCCCGGCAATGTGCGCGAACTTGAAAATTGCGTCCAACGGACTGCGACGCTGGCCGCGGGCCCGTGCATCGTCATGGACGATTTTGCTTGCCGCCATAACGAATGTCTGTCGGCGATGCTGTGGAAGGGGCATGCGGATATACCCGCTCAGCGTCTGCCGGAGATTCCACTGCCTGTGGTCGCGCGGCCGGCGGCGATTGACGCGACAAAGGACCACTCCGTGGTAAGGCCGCAAGTGACGGTGCCGGCCATGCCTGCAGCGACCGGTGTCCTGGAGATGTCAGAGCGCGATCGTCTCGTGGACGCTATGGAGCGCGCCGGTTGGGTTCAGGCCAAAGCGGCGCGCTTGCTCGGACTGACTCCGCGTCAGATCGGCTATGCGCTGAAAAAGTACGACGTCGAGATCAAGCGCTTCTGA
- a CDS encoding 4Fe-4S dicluster domain-containing protein, with protein sequence MAYKIVASQCTVCGACEFECPNAAIRLKGDMYIIDPKKCTECEGHFDAPQCAAVCPVENTCVPA encoded by the coding sequence ATGGCTTACAAGATTGTCGCCTCGCAATGCACCGTTTGCGGCGCTTGTGAATTCGAGTGCCCGAATGCCGCCATTCGCCTCAAGGGCGACATGTACATCATCGATCCGAAGAAATGTACCGAATGCGAAGGGCACTTCGACGCGCCGCAATGTGCGGCCGTTTGTCCGGTGGAGAACACCTGCGTGCCTGCGTGA
- a CDS encoding SDR family NAD(P)-dependent oxidoreductase, protein MLGRGLNSERVRRLEPSSEIGVSCPFHSDASQILEPTKQRKTMVLTGASRGIGHATVKLFSDAGWRIITCSRHPFDGERCPWDDGPDDHVQVDLGDHRAMPQAIADIKARLGGGPLHALVNNAGLSPKAAEGDRLTSLTTSVETWMNVFHVNFLAPILLARGLFDELKDGLGTVVNVTSIVGSRVHPYAGTAYATSKAALACLTREMAHDFAPFGIRVNAIAPGEIKTDILSPETEARLAPQIPMGRIGTPDEVARVVFFLCSDAASYVTGEEIQINGGQHV, encoded by the coding sequence ATGCTCGGACGCGGGCTCAATAGCGAGAGGGTCCGGCGGTTGGAACCGTCGTCAGAGATCGGTGTGTCGTGTCCCTTTCACAGCGACGCGTCGCAAATTTTGGAGCCGACGAAACAGCGCAAGACGATGGTGTTGACCGGCGCGTCGCGCGGCATCGGTCATGCGACCGTTAAGCTGTTCTCGGATGCGGGCTGGCGGATCATCACTTGCTCGCGTCACCCGTTTGATGGCGAGCGTTGCCCTTGGGATGATGGGCCGGACGATCATGTACAAGTCGATCTTGGCGATCACCGGGCAATGCCGCAGGCGATTGCCGACATCAAGGCGCGACTCGGCGGAGGGCCGCTGCATGCGCTCGTCAACAATGCCGGCCTTTCGCCGAAGGCCGCCGAGGGCGACCGCCTCACTTCCCTGACGACTTCCGTGGAAACATGGATGAATGTGTTCCACGTTAACTTTCTCGCACCCATCCTGCTCGCTCGCGGTTTGTTCGACGAACTGAAGGATGGCCTCGGCACGGTCGTAAATGTCACGTCGATTGTCGGCTCACGTGTTCATCCATATGCGGGCACGGCCTATGCGACGTCGAAAGCGGCGCTGGCTTGCCTGACGAGAGAGATGGCGCATGATTTTGCGCCTTTCGGTATCCGGGTAAATGCGATCGCACCGGGCGAGATCAAGACGGACATCCTGTCGCCCGAAACCGAGGCGCGACTCGCGCCGCAAATTCCGATGGGCCGGATAGGCACGCCAGACGAGGTCGCGCGAGTCGTCTTCTTTCTGTGTTCGGATGCGGCGAGCTACGTAACCGGCGAAGAAATTCAGATCAATGGTGGCCAGCACGTGTAA
- the modC gene encoding molybdenum ABC transporter ATP-binding protein, with amino-acid sequence MIRVDAALKLGAFDLDISFENDLGITALFGRSGSGKSMTINLIAGLARPDRGRIMLEDRALVDTENNVFVPKHRRRVGLVFQDAQLFPHFNVRQNLLFGRWFAPKREPAIAFDRVVDTLGIGHLLGRRPARLSGGEKQRVAIGRALLASPKILLMDEPLASLDTERKLEILPLVESLRDEFRIPIVYVSHAVEEVARLAARVVVLERGRVRALGTVEDVLGPGRPQPGESRFARASIVTGRISGVDTAYGLTEISHPAGTIWLAARTGPVGREVRVVIKATDVTLSTNRPRNLSIRTTLVGTVASIESDDGPLAAVHINLEGHGQLVALATRKGVDELGLGRGDQVFALVKAVALDERTVAAAQP; translated from the coding sequence ATGATCCGGGTCGACGCTGCGCTCAAGCTTGGTGCCTTCGATCTCGACATCTCGTTCGAGAATGATCTCGGCATCACTGCCTTGTTCGGCCGCTCGGGCTCGGGCAAGTCGATGACGATCAATCTGATCGCCGGCCTTGCCCGTCCGGATCGCGGCCGCATCATGCTCGAAGACCGTGCGCTCGTCGATACGGAGAATAATGTCTTCGTTCCAAAACACCGCCGGCGCGTCGGTCTCGTGTTCCAGGATGCTCAGCTTTTTCCGCACTTCAACGTCAGGCAGAACCTTCTGTTTGGGCGCTGGTTTGCTCCGAAGAGGGAGCCTGCTATCGCTTTCGACCGGGTGGTTGACACACTTGGCATCGGTCATCTGCTTGGGCGCCGGCCGGCGCGCCTATCGGGCGGGGAAAAGCAACGCGTGGCGATCGGCCGTGCGCTGCTCGCATCACCGAAAATATTGCTCATGGATGAACCGCTGGCATCGCTCGATACCGAACGTAAGCTTGAAATTCTGCCGCTGGTTGAGTCACTACGGGACGAATTCAGAATTCCGATCGTGTATGTGTCACACGCCGTCGAGGAGGTCGCACGACTAGCGGCACGTGTGGTCGTGTTGGAGCGGGGCCGGGTGCGCGCGCTCGGTACCGTCGAGGATGTCCTGGGGCCGGGACGTCCTCAGCCCGGCGAAAGCCGCTTTGCCCGCGCCTCCATCGTTACGGGGCGTATCTCCGGCGTCGATACGGCCTATGGGCTGACCGAGATTTCGCATCCTGCCGGAACGATCTGGCTCGCAGCCCGCACGGGGCCGGTCGGGCGTGAGGTGCGCGTCGTCATCAAGGCGACCGACGTCACACTGTCCACGAACCGCCCGCGCAACCTCAGCATCAGAACGACGCTTGTCGGCACGGTCGCGAGCATCGAGTCTGACGACGGACCGCTCGCCGCCGTCCATATAAATCTGGAGGGGCATGGCCAACTCGTCGCGTTGGCGACCCGCAAGGGCGTCGACGAGCTTGGGCTCGGCCGCGGCGACCAAGTCTTTGCGCTGGTGAAAGCCGTCGCGCTCGATGAACGCACTGTGGCGGCCGCCCAGCCTTGA